From one Liolophura sinensis isolate JHLJ2023 chromosome 10, CUHK_Ljap_v2, whole genome shotgun sequence genomic stretch:
- the LOC135476876 gene encoding signal peptide, CUB and EGF-like domain-containing protein 2, which translates to MCNGLTPGICANGGTCVRPGVCQCRTGYALPRCDDVNECRIKNGGCSQTCQNLQGSYRCRCRSGYALLSDGKSCKPLCHGAPIGTCQNGGTCVQPDVCACPTGFAAPRCDDVNECNTNNGGCSQTCTNTHGSYRCSCEPGYGLVNGSLCKRNGF; encoded by the exons ATGTGCAATGGCCTTACCCCGGGGATATGTGCCAACGGGGGAACGTGTGTGCGACCTGGCGTTTGTCAATGTCGGACAGGATACGCTCTGCCTCGATGTGACG ATGTAAATGAGTGCCGGATAAAAAATGGTGGATGCAGCCAAACATGCCAGAACCTCCAAGGGTCTTACCGCTGCCGATGTAGGAGTGGTTACGCGTTGCTAAGCGATGGGAAATCGTGTAAAC CACTTTGTCACGGCGCTCCAATTGGGACCTGTCAAAATGGTGGAACCTGTGTGCAACCCGACGTTTGCGCTTGCCCAACAGGTTTTGCAGCCCCCAGATGTGATG ATGTCAACGAGTGTAACACGAATAACGGTGGCTGTAGTCAGACGTGTACGAACACTCACGGGTCATACCGGTGCAGCTGTGAGCCTGGATACGGGTTGGTGAACGGGAGTCTGTGTAAAC GTAATGGTTTTTAA